One genomic region from Candidatus Methylomirabilota bacterium encodes:
- a CDS encoding DoxX family membrane protein gives MSVTATDVGILIVRLAIGLTFAAHGAQKVLGWWGGRGFAGWTGGIARMGAAPRALVGGDLRRGRACRRPAARARVPSTLGGW, from the coding sequence ATGAGCGTGACGGCAACCGACGTCGGCATCTTGATCGTGCGGCTCGCGATTGGGCTCACCTTCGCCGCGCACGGGGCCCAGAAGGTCCTGGGTTGGTGGGGCGGCCGGGGCTTCGCGGGCTGGACCGGCGGGATCGCCCGGATGGGGGCTGCGCCCCGTGCCCTTGTGGGCGGCGATCTCCGCCGGGGTCGAGCTTGTCGGCGGCCTGCTGCTCGCGCTCGCGTTCCTTCCACGTTGGGCGGCTGGTGA
- a CDS encoding DUF4440 domain-containing protein — protein sequence MTAKPDLAEHFRRLEAELVSADVWRSREALEARMTPDFVEFAAAGRVYDRAALVAALLGKEPGARRVEDFTVRELAPTIALVTYRSVIDRPSGDPPSISLRSSIWRLEDGRWRMTFHHWTPAG from the coding sequence ATGACCGCCAAGCCCGACCTTGCCGAGCACTTTCGCCGCCTCGAGGCGGAGCTCGTGAGCGCGGACGTTTGGCGGTCGCGGGAGGCGCTCGAGGCGCGCATGACCCCGGACTTCGTCGAGTTCGCCGCTGCCGGCCGCGTGTACGACCGGGCGGCGCTCGTCGCGGCACTCCTCGGCAAGGAACCGGGAGCGCGGCGGGTCGAGGACTTCACCGTCCGAGAGCTGGCGCCGACGATAGCCCTCGTGACGTACCGCTCCGTGATCGACCGGCCCTCCGGCGATCCGCCTTCTATTTCCCTGCGCTCCTCGATCTGGCGCCTCGAGGACGGGCGCTGGCGGATGACATTCCACCACTGGACGCCGGCCGGCTGA